CATATAGACTTGCCAAGGAAGAATGAGCTAGAGTCCCTGCTCGAAATATAGGGCAGCATAGGGATCACGCCAATGTCTCAAATTCCATTTCTTGCGATTTAGGATACAAGTAAAGCATGCCAGAAAAAGAAAGTCATTGGAACCCATCTGGGTGTTGAAGGTACATGCGTACTTGAATCAGGCGTCGTGATTTTCCGATGGATTCTTGAAATAATACATCTATGCCTATAAAATGCCAAATCCCACCAATCCTCCCGATGGCTGCGAGTAGCATATATGTAAATATTATCCTCATTTGGACTATCGTGGAGTAAAATCTTTCCACTTTAAATTATTGGTCGGTTCACGGCTGAGTCGTCCCGCCCGACAAGGGATAAAATAAGATATTtgcattaatattttaaaatcaacgCATCAATATTTCTACAAGAATAAACATACAGAATCTTTGAAAAACATGGAACTGTGAGCCGACAGTAGATGGTGGTGTAATACGCAAGCAAGGTCTCTCTCACACCAGAAAAAATCATCGAGTTTTAATCTATTATTTTTATACAATATTTTCGTGCAAGAGATGATTAATGATTAGTTTGGAGATCGAATTTGCAAGCTGTCTCACacatgaattaattaatttctcGTTTCAGTTCCGAACAAAAAGATCTACCTAAAGCACTGTATTATAATGTTAGAGATGAAATTATAATTCATTcgattaattttattatattgaaatgatatattaaattttacatACACATCTTATTTATATACACATTAATAATATACAATAGACtgaattttaaatgaaataaTTATTGAGTGAAATTGAAATTCAATTCATCACTATTAACCTTAAATACTATATAAACATGTAAGATGTAGATTTGAATTTTATGGTCTTACTTAtctaaacaacaaaaatacatttgaatAAATTTAAAGCTTATCAATCCAAATACAATCTTAGCAatcttttgtattttatatcCAAAAGAACCCTAAACGATTAGTCTGCATATACAATTCGACCTATGTTATTCCTAATTCAATTTATATTGCTCACACTTCATTTGATGTTTAAATCACCCATATAATTATTATCTAACatgtttaatataaaataattgatttaataattaattatatatctatatatgtgTATGTATTTATATTTCATGAGATATCACTATTTTTAACACAGACATGCTATTTATGTGATTTCTAAGTATGTTTTAAAATAGATAAAATTTCcctttattattttatcaagaTTAACAACCCCTGAGCATtccaaaaaaattcaaatgcGCCAATCGTGCCAATTTTCCAAATTCTCCTTTtctcatataataaataaataaatatataaaatatttttgagaatatataaaatatatatattaggattatcttattttaatatttttgaggATGAcgtcataaaatttcataacttTATAGCCGAAGAAGAAATATTCACAGGTCTCCTGCCTCTGACAGCGTCTTCCTTTTTTCTTTTCCAAAAACagataattaaacaaaaaatcgTCAGGGGCAATCCTGTAAATTCAACGATGAAATCATCGTGCTTGAAAGCGGAGATGGAAGAACCGGAGAAATGAATGAGAACTCATTTCTTCTGTAAAAAGTTGTTCACTTTGATTAACTTCCATtctttctctctcttttttctgCTATTTGGATCCATGTATTCATATAGGACAATGTCCGCATTTCAGCGAAGACCCATCTTCATTTGAAGCCGATTCAAGCGCCTCTTTTCTGCAACATCTTCTACTTTTTTCATTATACAGACCATGTCTTCCAAATCCAAGTAAGTCTTATCTTGTTTTTATGTGATGTTACATGTGTGGATCTGACTTGGGTCTGTTTCTTTTTCAGTTTATCTAGTCTAATTATCTTCAGGTGTTGTGGCGATGCATGGTCGTATTGTATTTCTCCTGTTTCTTGAATTTGACGACCAGAGTTTTTTAAGTGTCCATTGGAATTGATGATCAATCTTTTATTTAGTTAAGTCTATTTGGACTGGTTATGTCGTGTTGATTCATCCAGCAATGTCCTGGATCCTCACCTTTTGTGGATTGCGATTTCGTTGCAGCTTTGTCCTCATTGCTTTGTCATATACTTCATCTGAATTCTTTACGTCATCAGTTAATATCTTTGCCAGAATTCTTTCTCTGGGTTCGCTTGGTTCCAGTGCCTTTTTACAGATGCATTTGTAGATTTGGCAGTGAAGAATGACATGATTTTTGAGGTGGTTTTTTGCTTGTACAGATCTACGTTATCGGAAACTCCAAACAGTAAGGTATCACTAGCTTCCCCTCGGATCAGCAGGTCAACGAGCAAAGGAGTGGCTAAATCTGATGCCGATTCGGCGTCTCCTCTACAGAATGCTCGCCTTTCAGTTGATCGTTCTCCAAGATCTATTACATCCAAGCCTCCAATAGAACGGCGGTCTACCAAGCTTGGTGTTGGTGTAAATCCCCTTGATGTAAGTTTTAGTagcttattatttaattatttgtttgaaaataatattgttgCTAGTTATAAGTGAATTACATCAACATAAATCATTTGCAGAGGTAAGGCATGGTGTGTTCTTATCTTATGCTAATTTTTTACATTCAGAAGAAGACAAGTAGGTTGTCGAAGCCATCAGAACTTCAATCAGAATTAAGCCTAGCTCAGGAGGATCTTAAGAAGGCCAAGGAGTCGATAGGTTTACTCGAGAAAGAGAAGGAATTTTTTTTAGATGAATTGAAAGAATCCCACAAATTGACCGATGAAGCGAATGAGAAGCTTAGGGAAGCTTTTTTGGCTCAAAAGAGAGCGGAAGAAAATTCTGAGATCGAAAAGTTTCGAGCACTTGAGATGGAGCAGGCAGGTATTGAAGCGGCTCAGAAGAAGGAAGATGAATGGCAGGAAGTGCTTGAAGCTATTAGAAATCGGCATGCCTTGGATGTGGCTGCCCTTCTATCTGCATCTGAAGAACTACATAAAGTGAAGAAAGAACTCGATATGGCAGGTGATGCAAAAAACAAGGCACTTGGGCATGCTGAAGATGCAACAAAAATAGCAGAGATTCACGCAGATAAAGTTGAAGCTCTTTCAGCCGAGTTGGTCCACTTGAAATCTTTGCTCGACTCAAAGCCCAAAATGGAGGACAACGAGAATGATAAATTCGTGACAGAATTGAGTCTGGAGGTGGATTCTCTGAGACAAGAACTCAGGAAGGTGAAAATCTTTGAGGAGAAATTGGAAGAGAGGGAGACTGCCTTAGAGCATCTTAGTGTTGATCTGGAGGCTGCAAAAATGGCTGAATCTTATGCGCATAATTTGGTGGAGGAGTTGCACTACAGAGTCGAGGAATTGTCTGCTCAGGCGGAGCAAGCAAAGAGATTAGAGAGATCTGCCTCGGAATCTCTGGAATTTGTCATGAAACAACTTGAAGTAAGTAATGATTCTCTGCAAGATTCtcagactgaaatctcttcactTAGAGAGAAGGTGGGCTTATTGGAATTCTCTATTAGAAGGCAGAAACTGGATCTTGAGGAATCAGAACGTCGGCTTGAACTGGTTAAACAAGAAGCTTCGGTGATGACAAAGAAGGTTGAATCTATACAATTTGAGCTTGAATCTTTAAAAGAAG
This is a stretch of genomic DNA from Primulina eburnea isolate SZY01 chromosome 11, ASM2296580v1, whole genome shotgun sequence. It encodes these proteins:
- the LOC140804335 gene encoding WEB family protein At5g16730, chloroplastic-like isoform X1 produces the protein MSSKSKSTLSETPNSKVSLASPRISRSTSKGVAKSDADSASPLQNARLSVDRSPRSITSKPPIERRSTKLGVGVNPLDKKTSRLSKPSELQSELSLAQEDLKKAKESIGLLEKEKEFFLDELKESHKLTDEANEKLREAFLAQKRAEENSEIEKFRALEMEQAGIEAAQKKEDEWQEVLEAIRNRHALDVAALLSASEELHKVKKELDMAGDAKNKALGHAEDATKIAEIHADKVEALSAELVHLKSLLDSKPKMEDNENDKFVTELSLEVDSLRQELRKVKIFEEKLEERETALEHLSVDLEAAKMAESYAHNLVEELHYRVEELSAQAEQAKRLERSASESLEFVMKQLEVSNDSLQDSQTEISSLREKVGLLEFSIRRQKLDLEESERRLELVKQEASVMTKKVESIQFELESLKEEKIQALSNEKLAADSVQTLLEEKHELINELENSRDEDEKTKKALESLASALHEVSAEARYAKEKLLSVEVERENYGTEIEHLKMALKATNEKCESMLNDAKQEIDILKNVIEQSKSDHQKLTAEWEQKELHLTNSVKKSVEDNSSMKGEINRLVNLLKMAEVEACAVKEEEEHWKDTFKEAESEIISLKDVLGLTKDESMRLKEVLMDRENEIQNILQKNEELRNREAASVKKAEELSKLLEEALAKEQISENGELTDSEKDYDMLPKVVEFFEQNGTGNLKKPNKNSNDEASVTENLNGKHMEDDMSEEVDIQMWENCKIDEKDLSPEGETELEAFEDEPDSKADGYDQVNGLSSLSENLDNGGSSPSKQQNQKKKKPLFQKFGGLLKKRSPSSHK
- the LOC140804335 gene encoding WEB family protein At3g02930, chloroplastic-like isoform X2 — translated: MSSKSKSTLSETPNSKVSLASPRISRSTSKGVAKSDADSASPLQNARLSVDRSPRSITSKPPIERRSTKLGVGVNPLDKTSRLSKPSELQSELSLAQEDLKKAKESIGLLEKEKEFFLDELKESHKLTDEANEKLREAFLAQKRAEENSEIEKFRALEMEQAGIEAAQKKEDEWQEVLEAIRNRHALDVAALLSASEELHKVKKELDMAGDAKNKALGHAEDATKIAEIHADKVEALSAELVHLKSLLDSKPKMEDNENDKFVTELSLEVDSLRQELRKVKIFEEKLEERETALEHLSVDLEAAKMAESYAHNLVEELHYRVEELSAQAEQAKRLERSASESLEFVMKQLEVSNDSLQDSQTEISSLREKVGLLEFSIRRQKLDLEESERRLELVKQEASVMTKKVESIQFELESLKEEKIQALSNEKLAADSVQTLLEEKHELINELENSRDEDEKTKKALESLASALHEVSAEARYAKEKLLSVEVERENYGTEIEHLKMALKATNEKCESMLNDAKQEIDILKNVIEQSKSDHQKLTAEWEQKELHLTNSVKKSVEDNSSMKGEINRLVNLLKMAEVEACAVKEEEEHWKDTFKEAESEIISLKDVLGLTKDESMRLKEVLMDRENEIQNILQKNEELRNREAASVKKAEELSKLLEEALAKEQISENGELTDSEKDYDMLPKVVEFFEQNGTGNLKKPNKNSNDEASVTENLNGKHMEDDMSEEVDIQMWENCKIDEKDLSPEGETELEAFEDEPDSKADGYDQVNGLSSLSENLDNGGSSPSKQQNQKKKKPLFQKFGGLLKKRSPSSHK